In one Corynebacterium bovis DSM 20582 = CIP 54.80 genomic region, the following are encoded:
- a CDS encoding class I SAM-dependent methyltransferase has translation MTPADHPDAAPDPADAADAGASDHPDAAPGPAGAAADARAQRRHWDRDAARYLTEHGDYLETFHWCPERLTEDEARLLGDPADLRGRTVVEIGCGSAPCGAWVARHGAFVVGIDISREMLAHAPAVDGLAPVQADAARLPLRDACADIVFSSFGAFPFIGGLDDALREVRRVLRPGGRVVVAANHPMAWVFPDDPGELGLLACVPYHQRAYEERAEDGTLEYVEYHHTVGDWVRGFAAAGLTLLDVVEPRWPEGTPEWGQWSPLRGAVFPGTAVWVAQG, from the coding sequence CTGACCCCGGCCGACCACCCCGACGCCGCCCCGGATCCCGCCGACGCCGCCGACGCGGGTGCGTCCGACCACCCCGACGCGGCCCCGGGTCCCGCCGGCGCCGCCGCCGACGCGCGGGCGCAGCGTCGGCACTGGGACCGGGACGCGGCGCGCTACCTCACCGAGCACGGCGACTACCTGGAGACCTTCCACTGGTGCCCCGAGCGGCTCACGGAGGACGAGGCCCGGCTCCTCGGCGACCCGGCGGACCTCCGCGGGCGGACGGTCGTCGAGATCGGCTGCGGCTCCGCCCCGTGCGGGGCGTGGGTGGCGCGGCACGGCGCGTTCGTCGTCGGGATCGACATCTCCCGGGAGATGCTCGCGCACGCCCCGGCCGTCGACGGCCTCGCCCCCGTCCAGGCCGACGCCGCCCGGCTGCCGCTGCGGGACGCCTGCGCGGACATCGTGTTCTCCTCCTTCGGCGCGTTCCCCTTCATCGGGGGGCTCGACGACGCCCTCCGCGAGGTCCGGCGTGTCCTGCGACCCGGCGGGCGCGTCGTCGTCGCGGCGAACCACCCCATGGCGTGGGTGTTCCCCGACGACCCCGGCGAGCTGGGTCTCCTGGCCTGCGTCCCGTACCACCAGCGGGCGTACGAGGAACGCGCGGAGGACGGCACCCTGGAGTACGTCGAGTACCACCACACCGTCGGCGACTGGGTGCGGGGCTTCGCCGCGGCCGGGCTCACGCTCCTCGACGTCGTCGAACCGCGGTGGCCCGAAGGCACCCCCGAGTGGGGCCAGTGGTCGCCCCTCCGCGGGGCGGTGTTCCCCGGCACGGCCGTGTGGGTCGCGCAGGGCTAG
- a CDS encoding isoprenyl transferase — MTFRGPRIIYPLYEARLARRLRGLPVPKHVAIMCDGNRRWARESGFTDVSHGHRVGAQKLVEVVNWCDELGVDTVTVWLLSTENLKRSKDEIDLLCDIIGDVTDELARARGRFRLHVVGHLDLLPEALRGRLAEAEARTAGHTGVRVNVAVGYGGHQEIVDGVQNLVRELAEEGVPAGELAGRITAEAIGDHLYTSGQPDPDLVIRTSGEQRLSGFLLWQSAYSEIWFTDTYWPAFRRIDLLRALRDYSKRHRRFGR, encoded by the coding sequence GTGACCTTCCGCGGCCCCCGCATCATCTACCCGCTCTACGAAGCCCGGCTCGCCCGGCGTCTCCGTGGCCTGCCCGTGCCCAAGCACGTGGCGATCATGTGCGACGGCAACCGGAGGTGGGCCCGGGAGAGCGGGTTCACCGACGTCTCCCACGGGCACCGCGTCGGCGCGCAGAAGCTCGTCGAGGTCGTCAACTGGTGTGACGAGCTCGGGGTGGACACCGTCACCGTGTGGCTGCTGAGCACGGAGAACCTCAAGCGGTCGAAGGACGAGATCGACCTGCTCTGCGACATCATCGGTGACGTCACCGACGAGCTCGCGCGGGCGCGCGGGCGGTTCCGCCTCCACGTCGTCGGGCACCTCGACCTGCTGCCGGAGGCGCTGCGCGGCCGGCTCGCCGAGGCCGAGGCGCGGACGGCCGGGCACACGGGGGTCCGCGTCAACGTCGCGGTGGGCTACGGGGGGCACCAGGAGATCGTCGACGGCGTGCAGAACCTCGTCCGCGAGCTCGCGGAGGAGGGCGTGCCGGCCGGGGAGCTCGCGGGGAGGATCACCGCGGAGGCCATCGGCGACCACCTCTACACGTCGGGCCAGCCGGACCCGGACCTCGTCATCCGCACCTCGGGGGAGCAGCGCCTCTCCGGGTTCCTGCTGTGGCAGTCCGCGTACTCGGAGATCTGGTTCACGGACACGTACTGGCCCGCCTTCCGCCGGATCGACCTGCTGCGCGCGTTGAGGGACTACTCGAAGCGCCACCGCCGCTTCGGGCGGTGA
- a CDS encoding Bax inhibitor-1/YccA family protein has translation MQSSNPYMGSLTRAAKGNAPHRTGGPDQDQSGYQDYARMSQGVQTAATTQAMPDAANYGRAGSSDRPMTVDDVVAKTGITLAVLVVFAAVNFALGTSNPGLSSVLTLVGAIGGLIAVLVSSFGNKYGSATVTLVYAAFEGLFVGGISLMLSGWMVGDADAGALIGQAVLGTIGVFVGMLVVYRTGAIRVTPKFTRMLVGGMIGVLVLVLGNLVYGLVTGGAGPLRDGGVIAILFSLVCIALGAMSFLVDFDQADSLVRAGAPSKMAWGVALGLAVTLVWLYTEILRLLSYFRD, from the coding sequence GTGCAGAGTTCGAACCCGTACATGGGGTCGCTCACCAGGGCGGCCAAGGGGAACGCCCCCCACCGGACCGGCGGTCCGGACCAGGACCAGTCCGGTTACCAGGACTACGCCCGCATGTCCCAGGGCGTGCAGACCGCTGCGACGACCCAGGCGATGCCCGACGCCGCGAACTACGGCCGGGCGGGCTCCTCCGACCGCCCGATGACGGTCGACGACGTCGTGGCGAAGACCGGCATCACCCTCGCCGTCCTCGTCGTCTTCGCGGCGGTCAACTTCGCCCTGGGGACGTCGAACCCCGGCCTGTCGTCGGTCCTCACCCTCGTCGGTGCGATCGGCGGCCTCATCGCCGTCCTCGTGTCCAGCTTCGGCAACAAGTACGGCTCCGCCACCGTCACGCTCGTCTACGCGGCCTTCGAGGGCCTGTTCGTCGGCGGCATCAGCCTCATGCTGTCCGGCTGGATGGTCGGTGACGCCGACGCCGGTGCCCTCATCGGCCAGGCGGTGCTCGGGACGATCGGCGTGTTCGTCGGCATGCTCGTCGTCTACCGCACCGGGGCGATCCGGGTCACCCCGAAGTTCACCCGGATGCTCGTCGGCGGGATGATCGGCGTGCTCGTCCTCGTGCTGGGCAACCTCGTGTACGGGCTCGTCACCGGCGGTGCCGGTCCGCTGCGCGACGGCGGTGTCATCGCGATCCTCTTCTCGCTCGTGTGCATCGCCCTCGGTGCGATGAGCTTCCTCGTCGACTTCGACCAGGCGGACAGCCTCGTCCGCGCGGGCGCGCCGTCGAAGATGGCCTGGGGTGTCGCCCTCGGCCTCGCGGTCACGCTGGTCTGGCTCTACACGGAGATCCTGCGCCTGCTGTCCTACTTCAGGGACTGA
- a CDS encoding DUF4307 domain-containing protein: MSTSAPQARYGSRRSRGVSGKFVVIGVVVLVIAVGVYVAAQYRNSTAADVNGTAAGWTRPDGGDSLRLTLDITRDDPSQPGYCVVTALDYGKNEVGRREAVVASGGDSTTRLIIDIPTHGEPVAGQVYGCSSVLPSYLPDRTTESVA, from the coding sequence ATGAGCACTTCGGCGCCTCAGGCGCGCTACGGGTCCCGCCGCAGCCGCGGGGTGAGCGGCAAGTTCGTCGTCATCGGGGTCGTCGTCCTCGTCATCGCCGTCGGCGTGTACGTCGCCGCGCAGTACCGCAACTCCACCGCGGCCGACGTCAACGGCACGGCCGCCGGCTGGACCCGGCCCGACGGGGGCGACAGCCTCCGGCTGACGCTCGACATCACCCGTGACGACCCCTCCCAGCCCGGGTACTGCGTCGTCACCGCCCTCGACTACGGCAAGAACGAGGTCGGTCGCCGAGAGGCGGTCGTCGCCTCCGGTGGGGACTCGACGACGCGCCTCATCATCGACATCCCGACCCACGGGGAGCCGGTCGCCGGGCAGGTCTACGGATGCTCCTCGGTGCTGCCCTCCTACCTGCCGGACCGCACGACGGAGTCGGTGGCCTGA
- the coaA gene encoding type I pantothenate kinase: protein MGRMSPTDPSPYVELNRNQWQALRQSMPQVLSERELDELRGIGEEIDLDEVSEVYLPLSRLIDLRVQAHRRLNEATATFLGEPMPRVPFIIGVCGSVAVGKSTTARLLQVLLQRWESKPRVDLVTTDGFLYPAEELRRRRIMGRKGFPESYDQRALLRFVTAVKSGAAEVAAPVYSHEAYDRTGEQIIVDRPDILIVEGLNVLQTGPTLMVSDLFDFSVYVDAGREDIEDWYINRFLKLKNTAFQDPDAYFHHYASISDEDATMIAREIWQTVNLPNLMENILPTRVRASLVLRKGSDHLVETVRLRKI from the coding sequence ATGGGGCGCATGTCGCCGACCGACCCGAGTCCGTACGTCGAACTCAACCGCAACCAGTGGCAGGCCCTCCGGCAGTCCATGCCGCAGGTGCTCAGCGAACGCGAGCTCGACGAACTCCGGGGCATCGGCGAGGAGATCGACCTCGACGAGGTCAGCGAGGTCTACCTCCCGCTGTCACGCCTCATCGACCTGCGCGTCCAGGCCCACCGCCGCCTCAACGAGGCCACCGCCACGTTCCTCGGCGAGCCCATGCCCCGGGTCCCGTTCATCATCGGGGTGTGCGGGTCGGTCGCCGTCGGGAAGTCGACGACGGCACGTCTCCTCCAGGTCCTGCTCCAGCGGTGGGAGTCCAAACCCCGCGTCGACCTCGTGACGACGGACGGCTTCCTCTACCCCGCCGAGGAACTCCGCCGCCGCCGCATCATGGGCCGCAAGGGCTTCCCCGAGAGCTACGACCAGCGCGCCCTCCTGCGGTTCGTCACCGCGGTGAAGTCCGGGGCCGCCGAGGTCGCCGCCCCCGTGTACTCCCACGAGGCCTACGACCGCACCGGCGAGCAGATCATCGTCGACCGCCCGGACATCCTCATCGTCGAGGGCCTCAACGTCCTCCAGACCGGGCCCACCCTCATGGTGTCCGACCTGTTCGACTTCTCGGTGTACGTCGACGCCGGACGCGAGGACATCGAGGACTGGTACATCAACCGCTTCCTCAAGCTCAAGAACACGGCGTTCCAGGACCCGGACGCCTACTTCCACCACTACGCCTCGATCTCCGACGAGGACGCGACGATGATCGCCCGGGAGATCTGGCAGACCGTCAACCTGCCGAACCTCATGGAGAACATCCTCCCGACGCGGGTCCGCGCGTCGCTCGTCCTCCGCAAGGGTTCCGACCACCTCGTGGAGACCGTGCGGCTGCGGAAGATCTGA
- a CDS encoding Ppx/GppA phosphatase family protein gives MEIVRLGQGVDATGMLAPEALERVREALTKYAELMQVEKVQAVRMVATSATRDASNRDDFFAMTREILAPWGAEAEVISGDEEAALSFRGAVDDLEPELGPYCVIDVGGGSTEVIVGDHDGTVAGSDSVAMGSVRLTERFLQASPPTAEQVQEARSYVAELTDEIVAKVPVDKARTIVGCAGTFTTLSALAQGLETYDPESIHLSQLRFAALRALTASVVETDAESLAANPVMHPKRADVFAGGSIIVDGLMDMFEALPLSEAAKEEQRFFKSARRISSTEFWRVW, from the coding sequence ATGGAAATCGTTCGCCTTGGCCAGGGCGTGGATGCCACTGGCATGCTGGCCCCGGAGGCACTGGAGCGCGTGCGGGAGGCTCTGACGAAGTATGCGGAGCTTATGCAGGTCGAGAAAGTGCAAGCAGTCCGAATGGTGGCGACATCGGCGACGCGCGACGCAAGCAACCGTGACGATTTCTTCGCCATGACCCGCGAGATTCTCGCTCCGTGGGGTGCAGAGGCCGAGGTTATTTCCGGCGACGAGGAAGCCGCGCTGTCCTTCCGCGGTGCAGTCGATGACTTGGAGCCCGAGCTCGGTCCGTATTGCGTCATTGACGTCGGCGGCGGCTCCACCGAGGTTATTGTCGGTGACCACGATGGTACGGTAGCCGGCTCTGATTCCGTGGCCATGGGCAGTGTGCGCTTGACCGAACGGTTCCTGCAGGCCTCGCCACCGACAGCGGAACAGGTCCAGGAGGCGCGTTCGTATGTTGCGGAACTGACAGACGAGATTGTTGCGAAGGTGCCTGTCGACAAGGCTCGCACCATCGTCGGCTGCGCCGGGACCTTCACCACCCTGTCGGCGCTGGCACAGGGCCTTGAAACCTACGACCCAGAGTCAATCCACCTGTCGCAGCTGCGCTTTGCGGCGTTGCGTGCGCTGACAGCATCCGTCGTTGAGACCGATGCGGAATCCCTTGCTGCGAATCCGGTCATGCACCCGAAGCGCGCGGATGTCTTTGCCGGCGGTTCCATCATTGTGGACGGTCTGATGGACATGTTTGAGGCGCTGCCGCTTTCCGAGGCAGCGAAGGAAGAGCAGCGCTTTTTCAAATCAGCGAGAAGGATATCCTCGACGGAATTCTGGCGAGTTTGGTAG
- the mca gene encoding mycothiol conjugate amidase Mca: MKVRDDKVQTPKTGFRLLAIHAHPDDEASKGAATMARYAAEGAEVTVVTCTGGERGSILNPAMDRPGVVDRMADVRREEMAAAAAALGVRHRWLGYVDSGLPEGDPTPPLPDGCFALQDVDEVAARVVALIRELRPHVLVTYDENGGYPHPDHVMVHEVSVRAWDRAADPGYRPELGEPWAVSKMYYSHGFVRRRFEALTRAMEERGLGGDAPLFSRWRSMPDIYERVTTRVECGDWFPARDDALRAHATQIDPAGAFFAVPTELQQEVWPTEEFELAASRVGPTLPADGMETDLFEGVSADGQPDRATMEGDDLVRAADGRSQGDRSQHEQSTDHGSGE, encoded by the coding sequence ATGAAGGTGAGGGACGACAAGGTGCAGACACCGAAGACAGGATTCCGGCTGCTCGCGATCCACGCCCACCCCGACGACGAGGCGAGCAAGGGGGCGGCGACGATGGCCCGCTACGCCGCCGAGGGGGCGGAGGTCACCGTCGTCACCTGCACGGGCGGCGAGCGGGGCAGCATCCTCAACCCGGCGATGGACCGGCCCGGCGTCGTCGACCGCATGGCCGACGTCCGGCGTGAGGAGATGGCGGCCGCCGCCGCGGCCCTCGGCGTCCGCCACCGGTGGCTGGGGTACGTCGACTCGGGCCTGCCCGAGGGGGACCCGACCCCGCCGCTGCCGGACGGCTGCTTCGCGCTCCAGGACGTCGACGAGGTCGCGGCGCGCGTCGTCGCCCTCATCCGTGAGCTGCGCCCCCACGTCCTCGTGACCTACGACGAGAACGGGGGCTACCCGCACCCGGACCACGTCATGGTCCACGAGGTGTCGGTGCGGGCCTGGGACCGGGCCGCCGACCCGGGGTACCGCCCGGAGCTCGGGGAGCCGTGGGCGGTGTCGAAGATGTACTACAGCCACGGTTTCGTCCGCCGCCGGTTCGAGGCCCTCACCCGCGCGATGGAGGAGCGGGGCCTCGGCGGCGACGCGCCGCTGTTCAGCCGGTGGCGGTCCATGCCGGACATCTACGAGCGGGTGACGACCCGGGTGGAGTGCGGGGACTGGTTCCCCGCGCGGGACGACGCGCTGCGCGCCCACGCCACCCAGATCGACCCGGCGGGCGCGTTCTTCGCGGTCCCGACCGAGCTCCAGCAGGAGGTGTGGCCGACGGAGGAGTTCGAGCTCGCGGCCTCCCGGGTGGGGCCGACGCTGCCCGCCGACGGCATGGAGACGGACCTGTTCGAGGGGGTCTCCGCCGACGGACAGCCGGACCGTGCGACGATGGAGGGTGACGACCTGGTCCGCGCCGCGGACGGGCGGTCCCAGGGGGACCGGAGCCAGCACGAGCAGAGCACGGACCACGGGTCCGGGGAGTAG
- a CDS encoding aminoacyl-tRNA hydrolase → MGTKDYMRVRVGIGRPPGRQDPADYVLRNFNAKEREELAFTLPTAAEAVELIASHGLEIAQNQIHGR, encoded by the coding sequence TTGGGCACGAAGGACTACATGCGGGTGCGCGTTGGCATTGGCCGCCCTCCGGGCCGCCAAGATCCGGCGGATTACGTGCTGCGTAACTTCAATGCCAAGGAACGCGAGGAGCTCGCTTTCACTCTGCCCACTGCGGCGGAGGCAGTGGAGCTTATCGCCAGCCACGGGCTGGAGATTGCGCAGAACCAGATTCACGGGCGGTAG
- the greA gene encoding transcription elongation factor GreA, translating into MADNQTTWLTQESFDRLNDELTALKANRPALAAEINERREEGDLKENGGYHAAREQQGQEEARIAYLEELLDSATIGEAPQESGVALVGSVVHVYYDGDEDDKETFLIGTRGLESSNPDLETYSTDAPLGAAIVGAKVGETREYSTPNGDTVTVTVTQAEPYDPDLDRPRSEQKN; encoded by the coding sequence ATGGCTGACAACCAGACCACTTGGCTCACCCAGGAGTCCTTCGACCGGCTCAACGACGAGCTGACCGCCCTCAAGGCCAACCGCCCCGCCCTCGCGGCGGAGATCAACGAGCGCCGCGAGGAGGGTGACCTCAAGGAGAACGGCGGCTACCACGCCGCCCGCGAGCAGCAGGGGCAGGAGGAGGCCCGCATCGCCTACCTGGAGGAGCTGCTGGACTCCGCCACGATCGGCGAGGCCCCGCAGGAGTCGGGTGTCGCCCTGGTCGGCTCGGTCGTGCACGTCTACTACGACGGCGACGAGGACGACAAGGAGACCTTCCTCATCGGCACCCGCGGCCTCGAGTCGTCGAACCCCGACCTCGAGACGTACTCGACGGACGCCCCGCTCGGCGCGGCGATCGTCGGCGCGAAGGTCGGCGAGACCCGCGAGTACTCCACCCCGAACGGGGACACGGTCACGGTCACCGTCACGCAGGCGGAGCCGTACGACCCCGACCTCGACCGGCCGCGCTCCGAGCAGAAGAACTGA
- a CDS encoding succinic semialdehyde dehydrogenase — MNHKRLSLGPLPEDLAETLRGLSVNARTGNLRSGDTLDIEAPFDGTAFGWVGKGTEEDVEDAFTVARRVQTSWRASTFADRKRILLRFHDLVLKNRELLLDMIQLEMGKNRASAFDEVMDVAINARYYGNHLASFLRPSRHPGALPVLTRSREYHYPKGVVGQISPWNYPLTLGISDALAALAAGNTVVAKPDSSTPFCTLLALKLLLEAGLPENVMQVVTGPGRVVGNAIADRCDYLMFTGSTATGKTLGEQVGRRLVGFSAELGGKNPMIVQADADLRRAVEGSVHGCFSNSGQLCVSVERIYVEEGIYDDYLRELTAAVSAMSIGPGLDWSVDMGSLASRQQLDTVTEFVEDARAKGATVVTGGRARPDLGPYFYEPTVLTDVPDDARLRREEVFGPVIYVQKVRDVEEALRLANDTTYGLNACIFGDPRTAWEVAPRIEAGSVNINDGYTASWGSVDIPLGGVKESGMSRRHGREGLLKYTETQNISEQRIMPIQGPSALGRKAYATIVSVALQAGKTTGILR; from the coding sequence ATGAATCACAAGAGATTGTCCCTCGGTCCTCTCCCGGAGGATCTCGCGGAAACCCTCCGGGGTCTGTCCGTCAACGCCCGCACCGGGAACCTGCGGTCCGGTGACACGCTCGACATCGAGGCCCCCTTCGACGGGACGGCCTTCGGATGGGTGGGTAAGGGGACGGAGGAGGACGTCGAAGACGCCTTCACCGTCGCCCGCCGGGTCCAGACGTCGTGGCGGGCCTCGACGTTCGCCGACCGCAAGCGCATCCTCCTCCGGTTCCACGACCTCGTGCTGAAGAACCGCGAGCTCCTGCTCGACATGATCCAGCTCGAGATGGGCAAGAACCGCGCCTCCGCCTTCGACGAGGTCATGGACGTGGCGATCAACGCCCGCTACTACGGCAACCACCTCGCGTCGTTCCTCCGGCCCTCCCGCCACCCCGGCGCCCTGCCGGTGCTCACCCGGTCGCGGGAGTACCACTACCCGAAGGGCGTCGTCGGCCAGATCAGCCCGTGGAACTACCCCCTCACCCTCGGGATCTCCGACGCGCTCGCGGCCCTCGCGGCGGGCAACACCGTCGTCGCGAAGCCGGACTCCTCGACCCCCTTCTGCACCCTGCTCGCCCTCAAGCTGCTGCTCGAGGCCGGCCTGCCGGAGAACGTCATGCAGGTCGTCACCGGCCCCGGCCGGGTCGTCGGCAACGCCATCGCCGACCGCTGCGACTACCTCATGTTCACCGGCTCGACCGCGACGGGCAAGACCCTCGGTGAGCAGGTCGGACGCCGGCTCGTCGGCTTCTCCGCCGAGCTCGGCGGCAAGAACCCCATGATCGTCCAGGCGGACGCCGACCTGCGGCGCGCCGTCGAGGGCTCGGTCCACGGCTGCTTCTCCAACTCGGGCCAGCTGTGCGTCTCGGTCGAGCGCATCTACGTCGAGGAGGGGATCTACGACGACTACCTCCGCGAGCTCACCGCCGCGGTCTCGGCGATGTCCATCGGCCCGGGCCTCGACTGGTCCGTCGACATGGGATCGCTCGCCAGCCGCCAGCAGCTCGACACGGTCACCGAGTTCGTCGAGGACGCCCGCGCGAAGGGGGCGACCGTCGTCACCGGTGGCCGCGCCCGGCCCGACCTCGGACCGTACTTCTACGAGCCGACCGTCCTCACGGACGTGCCGGACGACGCCCGCCTCCGCCGCGAGGAGGTCTTCGGCCCGGTGATCTACGTCCAGAAGGTCCGCGACGTCGAGGAGGCCCTCCGCCTCGCCAACGACACGACGTACGGCCTCAACGCGTGCATCTTCGGCGACCCCCGCACCGCCTGGGAGGTCGCGCCCCGGATCGAGGCCGGGTCCGTGAACATCAACGACGGCTACACGGCGTCGTGGGGCTCCGTGGACATCCCGCTCGGCGGGGTCAAGGAGTCCGGGATGTCGCGCCGGCACGGCCGGGAGGGCCTGCTGAAGTACACCGAGACCCAGAACATCTCCGAGCAGCGGATCATGCCCATCCAGGGCCCGTCCGCCCTGGGTCGCAAGGCCTACGCGACGATCGTGTCGGTCGCGCTGCAGGCCGGCAAGACGACCGGGATCCTGCGCTGA
- a CDS encoding SDR family oxidoreductase: MGDMADTHPTSPDHRPAPSPAAGDRPDDGGTRDTRPVGLVTGGSRGIGRAVAADLLRDHRVIVGASSRGSATAAALELADAAGVAGEEVPEVFAADLTDPDAIRAEVDRLVDGGLDRLDVLVHSAGVAPMETVGDATWAQWQHVFTVNVVAVAELTRLLLPALRAAGGTVVAVNSGSGYTSGVAQGLYSGSKFALRALTDALREEERGRVRVSSVHPGKVDTDMQVDLQRRKGNRDYDGSVYVRPESVARAVRLAVETTDEAMIDEVHVRPVVR, encoded by the coding sequence GTGGGGGACATGGCTGACACACACCCCACCTCCCCGGACCACCGACCGGCCCCGTCCCCCGCCGCGGGGGACCGGCCCGACGACGGCGGCACCCGCGACACCCGGCCCGTCGGCCTCGTCACAGGCGGCAGCCGGGGGATCGGCCGGGCGGTCGCCGCCGACCTGCTCCGCGACCACCGCGTCATCGTCGGCGCCTCGTCGCGGGGGTCGGCGACGGCCGCGGCCCTCGAGCTCGCCGACGCGGCGGGCGTGGCGGGGGAGGAGGTGCCGGAGGTGTTCGCCGCGGACCTCACCGACCCGGACGCGATCCGGGCGGAGGTCGACCGGCTCGTCGACGGGGGACTGGACCGGCTCGACGTCCTCGTCCACTCGGCCGGCGTCGCCCCGATGGAGACCGTCGGGGACGCGACGTGGGCGCAGTGGCAGCACGTGTTCACCGTCAACGTCGTCGCCGTCGCCGAGCTCACCCGGCTGCTGCTCCCGGCGCTGCGGGCGGCGGGAGGGACCGTCGTCGCCGTGAACTCGGGCAGCGGCTACACCTCGGGCGTGGCGCAGGGCCTGTACTCCGGCTCGAAGTTCGCGTTGCGGGCGCTGACGGACGCGCTGCGGGAGGAGGAGCGCGGGCGCGTGCGCGTGAGCTCCGTCCACCCGGGCAAGGTGGACACGGACATGCAGGTCGACCTGCAGCGACGCAAGGGCAACCGGGACTACGACGGCTCCGTCTACGTCCGCCCGGAGTCCGTCGCCCGGGCCGTCCGTCTCGCCGTGGAGACGACGGACGAGGCCATGATCGACGAGGTCCACGTGCGTCCCGTCGTCCGCTGA
- a CDS encoding SDR family oxidoreductase yields the protein MTNTHGKSIFISGGAAGIGRQVALRFLSAGWTVGAYDIDDAALASLKEEYPEIITGRLDVTDADQWEEALADFTSHTGGTLDVLDNNAGIIGDGDIVNQSTGIIAKQIEVNCTGVVLGARAAHKYLKRTKNAHMVTMGSASGIYGQPHIAPYSASKFFVLGFTQAMDLEWRKDDIRVVSLMPLWAKTKLAAVEAKSTKRLGVNIRPEDVAAAVWKAVHPANFLERQRHMYSVSTADLILRYLGRLGPAPISRFVNGVIAG from the coding sequence ATGACAAACACTCACGGCAAGAGCATCTTCATTTCCGGCGGTGCCGCAGGCATCGGTCGTCAGGTTGCACTCAGGTTCCTCTCGGCCGGCTGGACCGTCGGCGCGTACGACATCGACGACGCCGCGCTGGCGTCCCTGAAGGAGGAGTACCCCGAGATCATCACGGGTCGGCTCGACGTCACCGACGCCGACCAGTGGGAGGAGGCCCTGGCCGACTTCACCTCGCACACCGGCGGCACGCTCGACGTCCTCGACAACAACGCCGGCATCATCGGTGACGGTGACATCGTCAACCAGTCCACGGGAATCATCGCGAAGCAGATCGAGGTCAACTGCACCGGTGTCGTCCTCGGTGCCCGGGCGGCCCACAAATATCTCAAGCGGACCAAGAACGCCCACATGGTCACGATGGGGTCGGCGTCCGGAATTTACGGTCAGCCGCACATCGCCCCCTACTCCGCCTCGAAGTTCTTCGTCCTCGGGTTCACCCAGGCGATGGACCTGGAGTGGCGGAAGGACGACATCCGGGTCGTGAGCCTCATGCCGCTGTGGGCGAAGACGAAGCTCGCCGCCGTCGAGGCCAAGTCGACGAAGCGCCTCGGCGTGAACATCCGCCCGGAGGATGTCGCGGCGGCGGTGTGGAAGGCCGTCCACCCGGCGAACTTCCTCGAGCGTCAGCGGCACATGTACTCCGTGTCCACGGCCGACCTCATCCTGCGCTACCTCGGGCGGCTCGGGCCGGCCCCGATCTCCCGCTTCGTCAACGGCGTCATCGCGGGCTGA